DNA from Sphingomonas psychrotolerans:
GTCTATACGATCTGGCTGAAGCGGCGGACCCCGCAGAACATCGTCATCGGCGGCGCCGCGGGCGCCTTTCCGCCGCTGATCGGCTGGGCGGCGGCGACGGGCGACGTTGCGCTGCTGCCGGTTCTGTTATTCGCATTGATCTTCCTGTGGACTCCGCCGCATTTCTGGGCGCTCGCGCTGTTCGTGAAAACCGATTACGCCAATGCCGGGGTGCCGATGTTGCCGGTGGTGGCGGGCGAGCGTTCGACCCGCATCCAGATCGGGCTCTACACCCTGCCGATGATCGCCGCCGCGATCGTGCCGTGGCCGCTGGGGCTCGCGGGGGCGATCTATGGCTGGTCCGCAATGCTGCTCAGCGCGATCTTCCTCGCCTTCGCCGCGATGGTCGCGTTCCGCAGCTCGGGGACCAACGACGCAATGATCCCCGAGAAACGGCTATTCAAATATTCGATCCTCTATCTGTTCCTCATGTTCGGCGCGCTGGTGGCCGATAGGTGGCTTGCATGACTGATATTGATTCGACCGACCTGATCCGCGCCCGCCAGCGTTCGCGCGCACGGATCATGGGGCTGCTCCTTGCTGCCTTCGTCATTCTCATCTTCGCGATCTCGATCGTGAAGATGCAGATCGGGCATTCGGGATGAGC
Protein-coding regions in this window:
- a CDS encoding heme o synthase, which codes for MTTTAAPITLPADWRDFLALTKPRVMTLVVFTGLCGMLAAPVPIHPILGFTAILCIALGAGAAGALNQWYEADLDAKMKRTQQRPLPAGRMDRQSALHFGVGLAGFSLALMYFAINLTATVILAVSILFYVFVYTIWLKRRTPQNIVIGGAAGAFPPLIGWAAATGDVALLPVLLFALIFLWTPPHFWALALFVKTDYANAGVPMLPVVAGERSTRIQIGLYTLPMIAAAIVPWPLGLAGAIYGWSAMLLSAIFLAFAAMVAFRSSGTNDAMIPEKRLFKYSILYLFLMFGALVADRWLA